One Candidatus Marsarchaeota archaeon DNA segment encodes these proteins:
- a CDS encoding glycosyltransferase family 2 protein, with the protein MLNDETVSVIMPVYNEGATVRSVIKRVLGQKAVDALYIVYDKSTDNTLAEIRAAMKGSDAKGRAFLVMSDAKRGKGRAVKQGMARIRDGIVLIQDADEEYYPEDYPKMLAALTDSNPVFGSRESNAGHKYFLGSLATVVHTLAFNLLYGQSIKDMNAAYKLFKVHMLKGKKLSEDGWQIDQEIACTLAKNGYRILSVPIRYKGRTFEEGKKIGPKAAIMNLFYIVKERFSR; encoded by the coding sequence ATGCTCAACGATGAAACCGTAAGCGTGATAATGCCCGTCTACAACGAAGGTGCGACTGTGCGCAGCGTTATAAAGCGCGTCCTTGGTCAGAAGGCGGTAGATGCACTGTACATAGTGTACGACAAGTCTACAGACAACACGTTAGCCGAGATACGCGCCGCAATGAAAGGCAGCGATGCGAAAGGCCGCGCCTTCCTAGTCATGAGCGACGCTAAGAGGGGCAAGGGGCGCGCCGTGAAGCAGGGAATGGCACGCATCCGCGACGGCATAGTGCTCATACAGGATGCCGACGAGGAGTACTACCCGGAAGACTATCCGAAGATGCTTGCGGCGCTGACCGACAGCAATCCTGTATTCGGAAGCCGCGAGTCAAACGCCGGCCACAAGTACTTCCTCGGATCGCTTGCTACTGTCGTGCACACGCTCGCGTTCAACCTGCTCTACGGGCAGTCGATAAAGGACATGAACGCAGCGTACAAGCTTTTCAAGGTGCATATGCTGAAAGGCAAAAAGCTCAGCGAGGACGGCTGGCAGATAGACCAGGAGATAGCATGCACGCTCGCGAAGAACGGCTACCGCATACTCAGCGTGCCGATACGCTACAAGGGCAGGACTTTCGAGGAGGGCAAGAAGATAGGGCCGAAGGCCGCAATCATGAACCTGTTCTACATTGTCAAGGAGCGTTTCTCGCGGTAG
- a CDS encoding glycosyltransferase family 2 protein, translated as MPRLSIIVPTKDEPTAPRLIRKLKALFPGSEIIIVDKSSRRNRRALERTGAMILNQESNGYENALMEGFRAAHGEILATIDADGTYYAEDLKKVINELSKGNASFVAGSRTVREKGSMTGAIRFGNSFLTGLFNLLYRRRMHDVLSGSFAMTRQAFDSMRDESPYRAGTIFFEIELVRRGFAIADVPIKYAVRRGAPSRITRAKPLYGLTMAYHAVRYARDYNPLALFGSIGIAAIVVGVVIGALVLANYFATGALSEVGRALLAFMLVVVGFLSIIAGLILDLLLEVERKLYRERK; from the coding sequence ATGCCCAGGCTGAGCATAATAGTCCCCACTAAGGACGAGCCCACGGCGCCAAGGCTGATAAGGAAGCTTAAGGCGCTGTTCCCCGGCAGCGAGATAATAATAGTGGACAAAAGCTCCCGGCGCAACCGCAGGGCGCTCGAAAGGACCGGAGCCATGATACTCAATCAGGAGAGCAACGGCTACGAGAACGCGCTCATGGAGGGCTTCAGGGCTGCGCACGGAGAAATCCTGGCCACCATAGATGCCGATGGAACCTATTATGCCGAGGACCTCAAGAAGGTGATCAATGAGCTGTCAAAGGGCAATGCATCGTTCGTGGCCGGCAGCCGCACCGTTCGAGAGAAGGGCTCTATGACCGGCGCAATAAGGTTCGGCAACAGCTTCCTTACAGGGCTTTTCAATTTGCTGTACAGGCGCAGGATGCACGACGTGCTGAGCGGCTCGTTCGCCATGACGCGGCAGGCCTTCGATTCGATGCGCGACGAATCGCCTTACAGGGCAGGCACCATATTCTTCGAGATAGAGCTCGTCAGGCGCGGCTTCGCCATAGCCGACGTGCCGATAAAGTATGCAGTGCGCAGGGGCGCGCCGTCGCGCATAACCAGGGCAAAGCCCCTTTACGGCCTGACTATGGCGTACCACGCCGTCAGGTATGCCCGCGATTACAATCCGCTGGCGCTCTTCGGCAGCATAGGCATAGCTGCGATAGTGGTGGGCGTTGTAATAGGCGCGCTCGTGCTCGCCAACTACTTCGCGACTGGCGCGCTCAGCGAGGTCGGCCGCGCGCTGCTAGCCTTCATGCTCGTGGTTGTGGGCTTCCTTTCCATAATAGCGGGGCTCATACTCGACCTGCTCCTCGAGGTGGAGCGCAAGCTCTACCGGGAGCGAAAGTGA
- a CDS encoding glycosyltransferase gives MRIGFVSDVVYPWNKGGVEATEALEMRSLAKRHEVYCFSMRFKGMRKEFVRDRIHYITVANTAKRGIYTEGGTRSINAARLFAEALPAALDRHRLDVLQANAFPYLHLRASKRYCSRINCKLVLDVAEVWDRRRWVEYLGTLRGSMAHYYLRLAQALNGADAYIANSSITKAGLERLGVSSSKIHVFSPVLSGSIMRSRHSSRRSMNVIVSGRLIKEKRFDMWIEAVAKAHALRGSITGTIMGDGPEREALDARIMGLHLERCMRVLPFAKSKAGLYKRIAGSGLLLQTSGREGLSAIVLESLALGTPVLLPSDTPIPDEVKSMCVLSKPEDLPNRIVEILGSSNRKKYLPSRSALRQFSSSAILGFYSSLFQKLGLERK, from the coding sequence ATGAGAATCGGCTTCGTCTCTGATGTCGTGTATCCGTGGAACAAGGGCGGAGTCGAGGCGACCGAGGCGCTGGAGATGCGCTCCCTTGCGAAGCGCCATGAAGTGTATTGCTTCTCGATGCGATTCAAGGGCATGCGCAAGGAATTCGTGCGAGACAGAATTCATTATATCACAGTTGCTAACACGGCCAAGCGCGGAATATATACGGAAGGAGGCACGAGATCGATCAACGCGGCAAGGCTCTTTGCAGAGGCCCTGCCTGCAGCTTTAGACAGGCACAGGCTGGACGTGCTGCAGGCCAATGCCTTCCCATACCTGCACCTCAGGGCGTCGAAGCGCTACTGCTCGCGCATCAACTGCAAGCTTGTGCTTGACGTGGCAGAGGTATGGGACAGGAGGCGTTGGGTCGAGTACCTGGGTACGCTGCGCGGGAGCATGGCCCACTATTACCTAAGGCTCGCGCAGGCGCTCAATGGCGCTGATGCATACATCGCAAACTCTTCTATCACCAAGGCCGGCCTCGAGAGGTTAGGCGTATCTTCCAGCAAAATACACGTTTTCTCGCCGGTGCTCAGTGGCAGCATCATGCGTTCCAGGCACTCTTCCAGGCGCAGCATGAACGTCATAGTGTCCGGCCGGCTCATAAAGGAAAAACGTTTCGACATGTGGATCGAAGCCGTCGCGAAGGCGCATGCGCTACGCGGCAGCATAACCGGCACGATAATGGGCGATGGCCCCGAACGCGAGGCTTTGGATGCACGCATAATGGGCTTGCATCTCGAGCGCTGCATGCGCGTGCTTCCATTCGCGAAGAGTAAGGCAGGGCTCTACAAGCGCATAGCAGGATCCGGGCTGCTGCTGCAGACCTCGGGGCGAGAGGGACTCAGCGCCATAGTGCTGGAGAGCCTTGCGCTAGGCACGCCAGTGCTGCTGCCGAGCGACACCCCAATACCGGACGAGGTGAAAAGCATGTGCGTGCTCTCCAAGCCAGAAGACCTCCCCAACAGGATCGTCGAGATACTGGGCAGCAGTAACAGAAAAAAATACCTTCCATCGCGCTCCGCGCTCAGGCAGTTCAGCTCCAGCGCCATACTTGGATTCTACAGCTCTCTATTCCAGAAGCTAGGACTGGAAAGGAAATGA
- a CDS encoding DUF2079 domain-containing protein — translation MAAGKAQSARRAARAAHDWYLYAALAMVLASVAYWTAFAFNAYGTFHEYSDLGSLALSMYYDIHYPGIVHGLQYMLFMQHISPDMLLLLPFFYADSSALTLLVIQAVVVSFAGLAAFAVARRLIKSQKAALLLCAAFLLNPGLHGLTMFDAHVEMLLPLAYILVFYFYVRAMRAWFFAASVFLLGVMEEAPFLGASLGLALLVYELLNRSNAASRRTRIGMALGLIVLSVAAFAFYSIAAVSLTSQYASGAYPLLPPGLAHYQSLAFVLSGLHSFGSQSSVSTLSLMGSGLGPYAYYAIIVLLLSMGILLIFAPIESAILLSPWLVETFIAGNYQFVFMFNYYFAFAIGGMAVAAIIGAKNIMERKGMLARALDRHTAGHAPSVVAVASIAVVAMVLLLSPAFIYSKNINSFSQDFLFQANASQQRLYSQLYSVMALVPANASLMAQYYMMPHLFARRYIETTCASNYYFKPQYVLLDYNLNISLNVFRECGTTLSGIYLNSASDYLVVAQNGTALLLERAR, via the coding sequence ATGGCAGCAGGCAAAGCGCAATCCGCAAGGCGCGCCGCGCGCGCCGCCCACGACTGGTATCTCTACGCCGCTTTGGCCATGGTGCTGGCCAGCGTTGCCTACTGGACTGCTTTCGCATTCAATGCCTACGGCACGTTCCATGAGTATTCGGACCTGGGCTCGTTGGCGCTCAGCATGTACTACGACATCCATTATCCCGGCATAGTGCACGGCCTGCAATACATGCTGTTCATGCAGCACATTTCGCCAGACATGCTGCTCCTCCTGCCATTTTTCTATGCCGACAGTTCTGCGCTGACGCTGCTTGTCATACAGGCGGTCGTGGTGTCTTTCGCTGGCCTTGCGGCATTTGCTGTGGCGCGGCGCCTTATCAAGAGCCAAAAGGCCGCGCTCCTGCTCTGCGCCGCATTCCTGCTAAATCCCGGCCTGCACGGCTTAACAATGTTCGACGCCCACGTCGAGATGCTTCTGCCGCTGGCGTACATACTAGTGTTCTACTTCTACGTGCGCGCTATGCGCGCCTGGTTCTTTGCAGCGTCTGTGTTCCTTTTGGGCGTCATGGAAGAAGCTCCGTTCCTTGGCGCAAGCCTTGGCCTAGCTCTCCTCGTGTACGAGCTGCTCAACCGCAGCAACGCAGCGTCAAGGCGCACGCGCATCGGCATGGCCCTCGGCCTCATTGTGCTCTCAGTTGCTGCGTTCGCGTTCTATTCCATTGCAGCGGTTTCGTTGACAAGCCAGTATGCTTCGGGAGCTTATCCATTGCTGCCGCCCGGGCTTGCGCACTACCAAAGCCTTGCGTTCGTGCTGTCAGGCCTGCACTCGTTCGGCAGCCAAAGCTCAGTTTCCACGCTCTCGCTCATGGGCTCCGGCCTCGGCCCTTATGCCTATTATGCCATCATAGTGCTGCTGCTCAGCATGGGCATATTGCTGATTTTCGCCCCGATAGAATCGGCCATACTGCTCTCGCCGTGGCTGGTTGAGACGTTCATCGCCGGCAACTACCAGTTCGTATTCATGTTCAACTACTACTTCGCCTTTGCAATTGGCGGCATGGCAGTAGCTGCCATCATAGGGGCGAAAAACATCATGGAGCGCAAAGGCATGCTGGCCAGGGCGCTGGACAGGCATACTGCCGGGCATGCCCCAAGCGTTGTTGCAGTGGCATCGATTGCAGTTGTCGCGATGGTGCTGCTGCTCTCTCCCGCTTTCATCTATTCGAAGAACATCAACAGCTTCTCGCAGGACTTCCTGTTCCAGGCCAACGCGTCGCAGCAAAGGCTCTACTCGCAACTCTATTCGGTGATGGCGCTGGTGCCTGCAAATGCATCGCTCATGGCGCAATACTACATGATGCCCCACCTATTCGCCCGCAGGTACATCGAGACGACGTGCGCATCCAATTACTACTTCAAGCCGCAGTACGTGCTTCTCGACTACAACCTCAACATAAGCCTCAACGTATTCAGGGAGTGCGGAACGACGCTCTCCGGCATTTACCTGAACAGCGCATCTGACTATTTGGTTGTGGCGCAGAACGGCACGGCGCTGCTGCTGGAGCGTGCGCGCTAG
- a CDS encoding NAD-dependent epimerase/dehydratase family protein, whose amino-acid sequence MAIKGKSVIVTGGAGFIGSNLVDALARDNKVTVLDNLHTGSEDNLAQAKATGNVVFVKDDAKSIQKQGTNADYVFHLGIYSASPMYRDNPSLMAEVVQGMTSVLEYAKANGSKVVFASTSSIYNGITPPHKEDIVPKVTDYYTEARIAAERISELYSKLNGLDVSAMRFFSVYGYHEKNKGKYANLASQFLWAMKSNEQPVIYGDGTQKRDFVFATDVANALMLAAEKNHGFNVYNVGTGRNYDLNALIGKINSLLGTSIGPKYIEMPVKNYVMETLASTEKAEKNIGFRAGVSLDEGLSRIAEYYGQT is encoded by the coding sequence ATGGCAATCAAGGGGAAAAGCGTTATAGTCACTGGCGGCGCAGGCTTTATCGGCAGCAACCTCGTGGACGCGCTCGCAAGGGACAACAAGGTCACCGTGCTGGACAACCTGCATACGGGCAGCGAGGACAATCTGGCGCAGGCGAAAGCCACTGGCAACGTCGTGTTCGTCAAGGATGACGCCAAGAGCATCCAGAAGCAGGGCACTAATGCGGATTACGTCTTCCATCTGGGCATATATTCTGCATCTCCGATGTACCGCGACAACCCATCCCTTATGGCAGAGGTCGTGCAGGGCATGACGAGCGTGCTAGAATACGCGAAAGCAAATGGCTCGAAGGTCGTCTTCGCCTCAACTTCTTCAATATACAATGGAATAACTCCGCCGCACAAGGAAGATATCGTACCGAAGGTGACTGACTACTACACCGAGGCGAGGATAGCAGCGGAGCGCATATCCGAGCTCTACTCGAAGCTCAACGGCCTTGACGTTTCGGCAATGAGGTTCTTCTCGGTGTACGGCTACCACGAGAAAAACAAGGGCAAGTACGCGAATCTAGCATCGCAGTTCCTCTGGGCGATGAAGAGCAACGAACAGCCGGTAATCTATGGCGACGGCACGCAGAAAAGGGACTTCGTCTTTGCCACAGACGTGGCAAACGCGCTCATGCTTGCTGCAGAGAAGAACCACGGCTTCAACGTGTACAACGTCGGCACCGGCAGGAACTACGACCTAAACGCGCTCATCGGCAAGATAAACTCGCTGCTCGGCACGTCAATAGGGCCGAAATACATAGAAATGCCAGTCAAGAACTACGTGATGGAGACGCTGGCGAGCACCGAAAAGGCTGAGAAAAACATAGGTTTCAGGGCGGGCGTAAGCCTGGATGAGGGATTGAGCAGGATAGCGGAATATTACGGGCAAACCTAA